The Lewinellaceae bacterium genome includes a region encoding these proteins:
- a CDS encoding thymidylate synthase: MRQYLNALQHIIDNGVEKSDRTGTGTKSVFGYQMRFDLQEGFPMLTTKKLHLKSIIYELLWFLKGDTNVKYLQENGVRIWNEWADENGDLGPVYGKQWVAWEAPDGSKINQIQRAVDLIKNNPDSRRIIVNAWNVGELDKMALTPCHALFQFYVAEGKLSCLLYQRSADVFLGVPFNIASYALFTLMMAQVCGLQPGEFIHSFGDLHLYSNHMEQAELQLSRIPRALPKMEINPEVTDIFNFKFEDFTLSDYDPDPHIKAPVAV; the protein is encoded by the coding sequence ATGAGGCAATACCTTAACGCATTACAACACATCATCGACAACGGAGTCGAAAAGTCTGATCGTACGGGAACTGGTACCAAAAGCGTTTTCGGATACCAGATGCGCTTTGACCTGCAGGAAGGTTTCCCCATGCTGACAACCAAAAAACTGCACCTAAAATCTATAATTTATGAATTGTTATGGTTCCTGAAAGGGGACACCAATGTAAAATATCTTCAGGAGAACGGGGTGCGCATCTGGAATGAATGGGCCGACGAAAACGGAGACCTTGGGCCCGTTTACGGGAAACAGTGGGTCGCCTGGGAAGCCCCCGACGGCAGTAAGATCAACCAAATTCAACGGGCCGTTGATCTCATCAAAAACAACCCGGACTCCAGGAGGATCATCGTCAATGCATGGAACGTGGGAGAACTCGATAAAATGGCCCTGACGCCCTGTCATGCCCTGTTCCAGTTTTATGTGGCAGAAGGTAAACTTTCCTGCCTGCTCTATCAGCGTTCTGCCGATGTATTCCTGGGCGTACCTTTTAATATTGCTTCTTATGCCTTATTTACCCTGATGATGGCGCAGGTCTGCGGCTTGCAACCCGGAGAGTTTATCCATTCTTTCGGTGATCTGCATCTGTATTCCAATCACATGGAACAGGCCGAATTACAACTTTCCCGAATTCCACGTGCCTTGCCTAAAATGGAAATAAACCCTGAAGTGACCGATATCTTCAATTTTAAATTTGAGGACTTTACCCTTTCAGACTACGATCCGGATCCGCATATCAAGGCACCGGTGGCAGTGTGA